From the Deltaproteobacteria bacterium genome, the window AATACAGGTGCCTGTCTGCACACTCCATAAGACGAGCCTCGGACTCTTTCGGCAACCGCATCTTTTCTCTGATGATCTGGTACAGAGCATCATGAACCAAAGAGGCTTCCATAGCGCAAGGGACATCTGGGCCGTACGTTACTCCATCCCAAGCATAGTCCGGATAGACGGTAAGGTGCCCCTTATGCATCTTCGCCAGCACCTTGCCGTTGTTCCGCTTGACCATGAACGTTTGATCGACGCTGTTCATGCACCCCAGCAAGACATAGCGCCCCTTCTCTGTGACTCTATACTTCTCGTTGCCAGTCTTTCCCGTCCTGGTGTACTTCATGAATCTTCTCCTTCACGACGTGGTCGACCGCGTCGCGTGTCAAACATAGGACGCGGCGTAAGTGACTTCCAGTGCTCCGGTTTCGTAAACCATGCGGGCAGAGCGGTGAAGTCCTAAACTTGCTGGAAATTGGAAGGGGGTGCATCCTGGTTGAGGATTCACCAACCGGCGCCGGTAGAGGCCGGCGCCACAAGGAGGCACCCCATGGCGAAGAGAGTACCGGGATCGATGCGCACGCGCAAATCCCTTTCGGAGTTGATCGAAGGACGACTGTCGAGTGCGGACGGGAGGGGCGAGTTGGTGAAGCTTGCGACGCGTCTGATCATCAAGGAGGCGTTGGAGGCGGAGAGCCGCGATGCTTTGGGTCGGGAGTACTACGAGCACGGGGCGGCCGAGGGCCAGGGCTGGCGCAATGGGGTGCGCACGGGGCGGCTTAGGACGACGGAAGGGCTGGTAGTAGACTACGCGGCGCCGCAGATCACCGGGAACGAGGAGCCGTTCCACTTGGAGATCCGGGACACCCTGAAGGGGCACACCCAGGCGTTGGAGGACCTGGCGGTGGAGCTTCTGGCGCGGGGCCTATCGGTGCGCGACATCGAAGACGCGTTTAGATACGAGAGCGGTCGGTCGTTGCTGTCGCGGACGGCGGTGTCGGAGATCGGCGAGCGGCTATGGGCAGACTACCAGGAGTTCGCCAACCGCGACCTAATCGCCTAAGGAGGCTTCACCGAAGTCGAGTATTGGTTCCGCACGGAATAGTTCCTCGCCACCAAGGCCGATATCGAAGCGCTGCAGCATAAAATCAAGGCCGAAATTGTTAGGGTTAAGGCCCCATTGTGTTGACACCCTGCGGCAGGAAAGCAAGGCCAGCGCTAGGGCGTCGATGCAGGCACA encodes:
- a CDS encoding transposase; translated protein: MAKRVPGSMRTRKSLSELIEGRLSSADGRGELVKLATRLIIKEALEAESRDALGREYYEHGAAEGQGWRNGVRTGRLRTTEGLVVDYAAPQITGNEEPFHLEIRDTLKGHTQALEDLAVELLARGLSVRDIEDAFRYESGRSLLSRTAVSEIGERLWADYQEFANRDLIA